One segment of Apus apus isolate bApuApu2 chromosome 1, bApuApu2.pri.cur, whole genome shotgun sequence DNA contains the following:
- the LOC127381867 gene encoding ADP-ribosylation factor 5 isoform X2 has protein sequence MRILMVGLDAAGKTTILYKLKLGEIVTTIPTIGFNVETVEYKNICFTVWDVGGQDKIRPLWRHYFQNTQGLIFVVDSNDRERVQESAEELQKMLQEDELRDAVLLVFANKQDMPNAMAVSELTDRLGLQALRSRTWYVQATCATQGTGLYDGLDWLSHELSKR, from the exons ATGCGAATCCTGATGG TGGGGCTGGACGCTGCCGGCAAGACCACCATCCTCTACAAGCTGAAGCTGGGTGAGATCGTCACCACCATCCCCACCATCG GGTTCAACGTGGAGACCGTGGAGTACAAGAACATCTGCTTCACCGTGTGGGACGTGGGTGGCCAGGACAAGATCCGGCCCCTCTGGAGACACTACTTCCAGAACACACAG GGTCTCATCTTCGTGGTGGACAGCAACGACCGGGAGCGAGTGCAGGAatcagctgaggagctgcagaagatG ctgcaggaggacgAGCTGCGTGACGCTGTCCTGCTGGTGTTCGCCAACAAGCAGGACATGCCCAACGCCATGGCCGTCAGCGAGCTGACCGACCGGCTGGGGCTGCAGGCGCTGCGCAGCAGGACC TGGTACGTGCAGGCAACGTGTGCCACCCAGGGCACGGGGCTCTACGATGGGCTGGACTGGTTGTCCCACGAGCTCTCCAAGCGTTAG
- the LOC127381867 gene encoding ADP-ribosylation factor 5 isoform X1, producing the protein MGLTVSAIFSRIFGKKQMRILMVGLDAAGKTTILYKLKLGEIVTTIPTIGFNVETVEYKNICFTVWDVGGQDKIRPLWRHYFQNTQGLIFVVDSNDRERVQESAEELQKMLQEDELRDAVLLVFANKQDMPNAMAVSELTDRLGLQALRSRTWYVQATCATQGTGLYDGLDWLSHELSKR; encoded by the exons atggGTCTCACGGTCTCCGCCATCTTCTCCCGCATCTTCGGCAAGAAGCAGATGCGAATCCTGATGG TGGGGCTGGACGCTGCCGGCAAGACCACCATCCTCTACAAGCTGAAGCTGGGTGAGATCGTCACCACCATCCCCACCATCG GGTTCAACGTGGAGACCGTGGAGTACAAGAACATCTGCTTCACCGTGTGGGACGTGGGTGGCCAGGACAAGATCCGGCCCCTCTGGAGACACTACTTCCAGAACACACAG GGTCTCATCTTCGTGGTGGACAGCAACGACCGGGAGCGAGTGCAGGAatcagctgaggagctgcagaagatG ctgcaggaggacgAGCTGCGTGACGCTGTCCTGCTGGTGTTCGCCAACAAGCAGGACATGCCCAACGCCATGGCCGTCAGCGAGCTGACCGACCGGCTGGGGCTGCAGGCGCTGCGCAGCAGGACC TGGTACGTGCAGGCAACGTGTGCCACCCAGGGCACGGGGCTCTACGATGGGCTGGACTGGTTGTCCCACGAGCTCTCCAAGCGTTAG
- the GCC1 gene encoding GRIP and coiled-coil domain-containing protein 1 — protein MEKFSMNFGGGPSKKDLLETIESQKKQLLQYQLRLKDVVRAYKSLLKEKEALEASLKVLSVSHEADVGLGGAQPAPGPGSSSSCADSADDRNSVHSEDSVGTAASADTAASLASAKGEAGPEEDKPVATTSSPRSEEPGGSESGGGEGAPEAERRVLQLKTQLATLTSALSTVTQEKSRMEASYQADRKKMKQELDEAVRKAEEETERLGRELRSSQEQLAETKARLITQQHDRAQEQGDHAVMLRELQKLLQGERNSRQEAELKLEETREVLAGRATVAERAEGYELQIRQLSQEVEELKKELQAVQEENNRPDPRVQDLQEEMASLRNHFQVQLLQEMKKAAQAEEQLRQRAQLEERRVADLEGRVSEVSELLGTYEKAKQKDQVVIQKLKDRIVQLDLENKTLAMAASSRAPLDVHGEEANLDVNVLKDKMEKLKKLLHVAAQKSQPTLGIEKLCELECPKGTEAADGEKATALYYQQELKQLKEEFERYKMRAQVVLKNKSAKDGNLAKELEEAQEQLADLKEKYIALQLASDELEKQHQQDMEAKKQELSQLQQLHRQELERCQLEYRERALKLEEEMHKQRDRALAVLAEKDQELEQLRSLTLPCGLQGSKNHLTSGPEVPGEDSAGHDSSEVLPQALHLSSTSEPTFILYAEQLARKEVDIVALRKQKHKLEMQVHQLQEKILVEEEKHREEVSALRSQIEKSCRDRSREGANLEYLKNIVYRFLTLPESLGRQQTLGAILTILHFSPEEKQTITKQSAQGSWWLSGKR, from the exons ATGGAGAAGTTCAGCATGAACTTTGGAGGTGGCCCGAGCAAAAAAGACCTTCTAGAGACCATAGAATCCCAGAAGAAGCAGCTTCTCCAGTACCAGCTCCGGCTGAAGGATGTTGTCAGGGCCTACAAGAGcctgctgaaggagaaggaggcCTTGGAAGCCAGCCTGAAAGTGCTCTCCGTGTCCCACGAGGCAGATGTTGGCCTGGGGGGCGCTCAGCCTGCCCCCGGGcctggctccagctcctcctgtgctGACTCTGCTGATGACAGGAACTCTGTCCACAGCGAGGACAGCGTGGGGACAGCTGCCAGTGCAGacactgctgccagcctggccagTGCCAAGGGTGAAGCAGGGCCTGAGGAGGACAAGCCCGTGGCCACCACCTCCTCTCCGAGGTCGGAGGAGCCCGGCGGGTCGGAgagcggcggcggggagggggcccCCGAGGCCGAGAGgagggtcctgcagctgaagaCCCAGCTGGCTACCCTGACCAGTGCCCTGTCCACTGTCACGCAGGAGAAGTCCCGCATGGAGGCCTCCTACCAAGCAGACAGGAAGAAGAtgaagcaggagctggatgAGGCGGTGAGGAAGGCGGAGGAGGAGACggagaggctgggaagggagctgagatccagccaggagcagctggcagagacCAAGGCCCGGCTGATCACCCAGCAGCACGACAGGGCCCAGGAGCAGGGGGACCACGCCGtgatgctgagggagctgcagaagctgctgcagggagagaggaactCGAGGCAGGAGGCGGAGCTGAAGCTGGAGGAGACCAGGGAGGTGCTGGCCGGGAGGGCCACCGTGGCTGAGCGAGCCGAGGGCTACGAGCTGCAGATCAGGCAGCTGAGCCAGGAGGTGGAAGAGCTGaagaaggagctgcaggctgtgcaggaggagaacAACAGGCCAGACCCCCGGGTACAGGACCTGCAGGAGGAGATGGCCAGCCTGAGGAACCACTTCcaagtgcagctgctgcaggagatgaAGAAG gctgcccaggctgaggagcagctccgGCAGCGCGCGCAGCTGGAGGAGCGACGCGTGGCCGACCTGGAGGGACGGGTCTCCGAGGTCTCCGAGCTGCTGGGCACGTATGAGAAGGCCAAGCAGAAGGACCAGGTGGTCATTCAGAAGCTGAAGGACCGTATCGTGCAGCTGGACCTGGAGAACAAGACCCTGGCCATGGCTGCCTCCAGCAGGGCCCCCCTGGATGTCCATGGAGAAGAAGCCAACCTGGATGTGAACGTTCTGAAGGACAAAatggagaagctgaagaagCTGCTGCATGTAGCAGCTCAGAAGAGCCAACCCACCCTGGGCATTGAGAAGCTGTGTGAGCTGGAGTGTCCAAAGGGCACCGAGGCTGCGGATGGGGAGAAGGCCACAGCTCTGTACtaccagcaggagctgaagcagctgaaggaagagTTTGAGAGGTATAAGATGAGGGCACAAGTGGTTCTCAAGAACAAGTCGGCCAAGGATGGCAACCTGGCTAAGGAACTGGAGGAAGCTCAGGAGCAGCTGGCTGACCTGAAGGAGAAATAcattgctctgcagctggcCTCTGATGAACTGGagaagcagcaccagcaggacaTGGAGGCCAAGAAGCAggagctgtcccagctgcagcagctccatcggcaggagctggagaggtgcCAGCTGGAGTACAGGGAACGGGCTCtgaagctggaggaggagatgcACAAGCAGAGGGACCGAGCTCTGGCCGTGCTGGCAGAGAAGGaccaagagctggagcagctgaggtccCTCACGTTGCCTTGTGGGCTTCAAGGCTCCAAAAACCACCTGACGTCAGGGCCTGAGGTTCCTGGCGAGGACTCAGCAGGACACGATTCCTCAGAGGTTCTGCCCCAGGCTCTTCATCTCTCCAGCACCAGTGAACCCACCTTCATCCTCTATGCTGAGCAGCTGGCTCGGAAGGAGGTGGACATTGTTGCTCTGAGGAAGCAGAAACACAAGCTGGAGATGCAGGTTCACCAGCTCCAGGAGAAAATCctggtggaggaggagaagcaccGGGAAGAGGTGTCAGCCCTTCGGAGCCAGATCgagaagagctgcagagacaggagcagggaaggagccaACCTGGAATACCTCAAGAACATTGTCTATAGGTTCCTGACCCTGCCCGAGTCCCTGGGCCGCCAGCAGACCCTGGGGGCCATCCTGACCATCCTGCACTTcagccctgaggagaaacaGACCATCACCAAGCAgtcagcccagggcagctggtggCTTTCTGGGAAGAGATGA